CACCGCGGCGAATCACGTCGAGGTGACCGTTTGTGAATGGGTCAAACGTCCCGGGGAAAACTGCGATCTTGGGCTTGGAGGCCATAACAAGGCGAGTATAAGGGATTTTACCCTTGCTCAGGAGGACCCGTGCGCAGCGCGAGTGACAAATCTGAAGTTCGGGTGGAAACGGGGGGAGATGATAGCCTTTCCATCAGCGAATTGACGCTTTAGGCGTGCCGCACAAATAGTGCGCGAGACAGCAGCAGAAGCCAGCCCACGACCACAATGATGGCAACAAATGACGGAATCATATAATTAAGCATTCCGCCCATTTCCTCCAGTTGCGGATTCACTGCTAGTGCAATTATGACAGCTATCTCCAGGACTACGAGATGCCACAGCGCCGCGAGAATGCTAGGGCGTCCACTGAACCACAGCAGTGTCCAGTAGATCAGCCCAAGCGTTCCGAACCCGACCAGTGAACCGACCAGCCTTCCATCGCTTCCTCGGCTACACCAATAGGCCAGCACCGCGGCGACGATGGCGAATGGCCAGATCCACCACTTGAATGCGGATGAGTGCGCCTGCGTTACCATACGCTCTTCCCAATGTTTTTCAGAGTACCCATGCTGGGATCTTTAGATATTTTGTTGTCAGGCGGACACCCCAGATCGGCACCATGAATCCGCTCAAA
This DNA window, taken from Phycisphaeraceae bacterium, encodes the following:
- a CDS encoding adenylyltransferase/cytidyltransferase family protein, whose product is MASKPKIAVFPGTFDPFTNGHLDVIRRG